TGTGGAATTCAAAGTTTCCTTGTCCATTATTGGTAGGCATGGAATACATTATTGCTATCATTTTATAGTTTTTGCGATgctggtgaatatgtagatgtagaaaacgtCTGGGCCGaaatgctggataatcggatacatcatcagtaataatctgagggtatgacgtcacaaaattcactggttttGACAAAGCTATGATATAATATCCGACAATGCTGAAAGTGCCATTATCGCGGTTCCTCCTGTGCTTTAAAATGTTACTAAATTGTTTCGGTATTCAAAAAATCATAATTTCCAGAATATGAAAGAAGATGTAATCGATATATATTTTCAGTCgaatcaaattcaaattcaaatttcgtCAAAAGAATCTTACATATGATGTGAAACGTCACCGCAAACACTTATCATGTGCACGTACAATATTGTTCACAAAGGACTTCACATGTATAGAGATAATGTTACGCTGAGGGATAAGCAGTATCGTAGGCGTCAACAAGTTAAAACTATCTGTAATGTATAAAACAATGATACTTTATGCATACATGTCACTAGATAAATGATTCGCCGCTTGCCATAGAGTTTAACCTCAATGGCTTTTTTCGGAAATGAGAATTACATAGcgaaataaagtatttattactgggtaagtaaattcttttcaACACAATTGCAAATAATATGATGACGTGGCAAGATTTCTACGTGAGGATAATTCTTCATTTAAATGCGCCATGACCAAAACATCCGCTAttttaacatgcaaatttctAATCCATTGTTTAAGAAAGAATTTTGAAGTAAATGCGTGAAGCAAATATAATGAGTTAGTAAATATCTCTTAACAACGATACTACCTACGTCATACGTTGCATGCAGGCAACGAAGCCATTGAAAAGTTACATTTCTGTCTCATAAGGGACCGTTCattttttacggcctgggggcggcggcaaaatcttgtcaccggtgttcaaaaaaatatagaccccctgcatttttcgtgaaaaaagatgaccccttTGTtagacaaaaaaattgatgaccccccacggctgaaaaataaccaaaacccatatgtcaaatttacccgcatggtttggatttgaactccggtaagCGGCGcgctttattcgtgtagcagagatgccagtgcacaaacttcccagccacatccatgcaaacgtctgttaattaagGCAACTGTAAGGCTTATTGTAGTGGGCTGCCAAAGGCGGCTCGCCGGTAAAgtgggtcgatcatggccatggcataaattgaactttaatgtggtgaccccctttcctaccagtgaaaaggcgatgaccccccccccccttcacggattccaaaattacggtgaccccccctggattttgccccccccccccgccgtaaaAAACTGAATGGTCCCTAAGCTTCAAAAAAAACAACGGTGTCATAGCACATGGTAACGTCATTCTCAATTTGGCAGGGAGATACTGACGGttacatcataccagtatattgatggcgaaatacagcgatctgattggtcgagacgtatCTACTATCGCACGTGGCATATATGTCGttgactggtcaaaatcttgtggtataccgtcgctgggtgagGTTTATTGCTTGCGTACCACGCCTATCCATCTTCTAAGGGTGTAATCAGTAAATCATCAGGGATGAGccttctttctttcatttcttcGTATGCGTACAacactgaaaagaaaaaaatactaaaCACTGTCTAGAATTTGTTGAATATCTTTTTAACGGCAATACcatgttatttacatttttattttcgtcgGCTATCTATAAATACTGAACTATCAGTTGACTGATGTTTGTCTCATCATTCGCTCTTTTTCGAATGAATATTAAGACATTGAGTAAGACCACATAAAGTTAGAAATAAAATTTACTCACCCATTTGATATTTAGTCGAATTACTTGGTTCTAAATTTATATTGATTGTAGATTGGTGTGGCTTTTTCTTCGTCATCTTTATGACTGATATGGTGTAGAGGAAGGGGTTAATCGCTGAGTTAATAGGCAAGATGAAGACTGCAGCCCAAGCATAAACAGATCCTGGAATTGTGACTGTATCAGTCAGTGCCAGCATACCCATCACAGCGATTGGAACCCAGCAGAAGAAGTCAGTCAGCACTATCAGCGTCATTCGTTTGGCAATAGCCGCAGTTTCTCTGGCTTTCTGCTGCAGCTGAACACCAGTGGCTAAAGTTGTGCGTCGTATAGCTAAGTACATAGTCAGATACAGAATTGATATAGCGATGAAGGACAAGAAGTTCAGGAAGATGAAAATGACAACCGAGTATAACCAGCCTGGCGTGTGTTCGTTGGTTAAATGAAGGGATAGGCAGACTGGAGAACGACTGTAGAAGCTGTCACCGAAGTAGGAAAAACCAACAAGAGGCAGAAAGCTAAGGAATGCGACGGCTACCCAACCAAAAACCATGATAATGATGGCAGTTTTGAGGGGGATCCGAATGAATTTCAGAGGAAATACTATCAAGAGAAAGCGGTCTAAGGTAATAACTGTCAGGGAGAAGACTGACATCTCACTCGACAGCGATGCTAGAAAACCAGCAACACTACACAAGGGGCTGCTTCTCCAGGACGCGTCATAAGTGACATAAACTCCAAGGTAATTCATGTCAACTGAAGCAATTATTAACATGTAAGTCCCCATCAAGAAATCAGCTACAGCCAGGTTCCAAATAAGGAAGGTGTGAACTTTTCCCAAGTCCTTCTGTTTGATTCGCCATACGATGACAAATGAATTGCCGAAAAAGGCCGCTAATCCGAGGATCCACACTGAACATCTTAAAACTTGATTGGCCATAAGATCTTCACATGAAGAAAATGCATCAGCAGGCGGTGAGCAAACTTGAACTTCTTGATGTTTTCTGACCATGCAACAGTATTTATAAGCATCGGTGTAACTGTGAAATTAAAGAGAGATAATTTGTCGACAACAATAGATTTTTTGTATACGCTTAaattaagggagccttcagaaaTTACAGGCGGGTGGgccactttttagaaaacagttcaggGGGTCACTTTttaacacgtgggctaatgtcatagcgatgtctgtctgtctgtccgtgtgtgtgtgtgtgtgtgtttgtgtgtttaggtgtgtgtgtgtgtgtgtctgtttacacgataactcaaaaacgcctgaacggattcaagtcagatttggtacacaggtaccatatgctacttgcaagaactgattagattttggttagtttggcttgcatattaatgaagttatgcaatatcgttttttttccgtacaatggtttccctatggagacggtaatgacagagtagacatatatcaagaaatactgcacaaaatttcatgaaacttttcacagatgacaatctcagaacattacgatgatactgtgagtgtcatgtcaattatctgctcatttgcatatttaatgaacttttgttattagtgacataactctgaaattcctgcaccaaacttgatgatacttgcaacaaatattgatctgatatgtatctaattatacttagaagcattgggcagtgtaaagttaataaatagctcatttgcatattttatgaagttttgtaattagtcatataactccgatataactgcaccaaatgtgatgaaatctgctgcagatactcatccgactgatatctaactgtagtgtaaagcatttagtagtgtgaaattaattaagggttcatttgcatatttaatgacctttgtaattaggtatataactctgaaattacggcacccaagtctttgaaattcggtacagatattgttttgataaatatctattgtactgagaagtatttggcagtgtcaagttaacaaataggtcatttgcatattttaagaagttttgtaattagtgatataactccaaaataactgcaccaaatgtaacgaaatctgctgcagatactgatccgacagatatctaattgttatgtagagcatttacttgtgtgaagttaattaagggtttatttgcatttttatgaactttgtaattagtaataatACTCccaaattacagcgttaaatttgatgaaacttgctacagatgttgatctgataaatatccaattgtactgagaagcattgaacagtgtcaagttaataattagctcatttgcatatttcatgaagttttatagttagtcatataactccgaaataactgcatcaaatgtgatgaaaactgctgcatatactgatccgacagatatctaactgtgttgttaagcatttagtagtgtaaagttaattaagggttcatttgcatatttaataaactttgtaattaggtatatgactctgaaattacggcaccaaattttgtgaaacgtgctacagatattgatttgataaatatttaattgtgttatgaatcattgaacagtgtcaagttaatttagggattatttgcatatttaatgaactttgtaattagtgacattactctaaaattacagcattaaattaataaaacgtgctacaaatgttgatctgatggatatctaattgtcccatgaagcattgagcagtgtcaagttaattaacagctcatttgcatattaaataaagttttgtaattagtgattaaactctgagagtactgtgcgatgttgaaaaaaacctgcttcatatagtgataacatatatcttattgttctgtgaagcgtattactattaatgaacctgttgtaaaacacgtgagcatattcagttcatatctggttataatCCGatcttggggagggtcacacagaagctgattttatggccgaaactttgattgtccatgtgatatttcctgagtaggaaatcacaaacaaaatacgtacacGATATCCACAAGTTCCACAAGTTCACAAGCAAataagatgcagtggtatctcGCATTGAataccttgaacagttaaaactgataaaagacaagagacaaaaacatatgcaacaggtggaaaagtgtatatcaattatcaaatgtacataaatgcaaagatattgtcagttttatattggaaaaaattgtgcatagttctctcataaactaccatgtacagtaaatcaacttttcggtgaaattccaaaatcaaatttcttgcacaaccatggacttataaccactctagtttaatcaaaaacatttatataaataatcaagcgcacatacatgcatagatttacctagttttgtattggaaaaaaattattcatagtttcatcatagaccgccatgcatagtgaatcaacatttcggtgacattccaaatcaattatttaaacaaccatggacttgtaaccactctagtctaatcaagaacaataatgtaaataatcaagcatacataaatgcacagatttatataattttgtatgaaaagaaattattcataatttcatcatagaccgccatgcatagtgaatcgacatttcggtgaaattccaaaatcaaatttcttacacaaccatagacttgtaaccactctagtctaatcaagaacaataatgtaaataatcaagcatacataaatgcacagatttatctaattttgtactgaaaaaaattattcatagtttcatcatagaccgccatgcatagtgaatcggcatttcggtgaaattgcaaaatcaaatttcttacacaaccatggacttgtaaccaatcaagtctaatcaagaacattaaatGCAATAATCAAGAGcaaacaaatgcaaagatttacctatttttgtattggaaaaaactatacATAGTTGCAtaatagacaccatggatagtgaaccaactttttagatgaaattcagaaatcaatttcttgtacacaaatgcacattttacttcccaattcaagcaaagtacatttaaatacttATCAACATATATAATacacagatatagcatgttttgtgggggaaaattgtcaacaatTGCCTGCTAGACTCCATGTAGTATGATTTGATAtgtttggatgaagcactaaatcagccacatcttgtcttcttatagttgcacaaaatatggtgaccctccctcaaatgtatgaaataccatatctcttcaaaaattcttgcgtgataaattgcgactgtccctccaaaaacaccagccctcccctctgtaatttgtccctaacataacaattgaaccaattgttatgtaaattagctgatactgtttcagttattcctgggagaataccgcagtggttgggggagggtcaagttttagaatgtcggacaagggggagaacacattttagacaggggataggggagggtcacattttacagtacaggtgtgcccgaaattccccggcccaccccctgtaattactgggGCCCCTAAAGTGGTTAACAAATGCATTTTACGCTCATGTATTAACACtcgtaaggctgcattcacaaataacggCGGAGGCGGAGGAATCgagattgaaatcttattttttcagacccccctcaatacaatcaaatgttttcaagtccccctctacatgatcaaaatttaaataccgcccccactcaattatcatatagccgaATATTTATTAGTGATGCACGCAAACATGTATTGGGCAACTCTGCTTGCAGATGTttaacactacctgttattagcaggtTTAGCGCCATATCACAAGACAAGTTCTAAATTGagtcatttttaaacgcatcaaaggacttttttgatttatcagtccTTAATCgattgagttaatccaactctggccaggccAATGGCATCTActaaagagcacacaaaatgagaATCATGAGAAtagtgaattcctggctacgtTAGATGCGActtataaaattatacaaaaagttAACGTATTAATCCGAACTTTGGTGAAATAATGGCAAAttcggtaaaattaaaatgattttcGTTTAAATTAGGGTCTTTTTACTatacaaagttttatttttgtgttattttacgataTCAATCAAGCAGGgcgaccccatcttttttctttaatatttgattattctcatatgccgtaattcaaaaatccctgatagCTTTCAAGTCGCCCGGTCTCAAATTTTACTTCTCGTCTCcgttacacttcgctacacgttcttaactacgcaaCAGGATTGGTGTCtatctggcgagtaaaaagtggcCATCTTACAGCCTACAATAGCTACACTTCggtacgttcgctacacccccttcttctttttttcacaaaaattactTCTAGTCTCcgttacacttcgctacacgttctCAACTACGCAA
The DNA window shown above is from Ptychodera flava strain L36383 chromosome 5, AS_Pfla_20210202, whole genome shotgun sequence and carries:
- the LOC139133600 gene encoding G-protein coupled receptor GRL101-like translates to MVRKHQEVQVCSPPADAFSSCEDLMANQVLRCSVWILGLAAFFGNSFVIVWRIKQKDLGKVHTFLIWNLAVADFLMGTYMLIIASVDMNYLGVYVTYDASWRSSPLCSVAGFLASLSSEMSVFSLTVITLDRFLLIVFPLKFIRIPLKTAIIIMVFGWVAVAFLSFLPLVGFSYFGDSFYSRSPVCLSLHLTNEHTPGWLYSVVIFIFLNFLSFIAISILYLTMYLAIRRTTLATGVQLQQKARETAAIAKRMTLIVLTDFFCWVPIAVMGMLALTDTVTIPGSVYAWAAVFILPINSAINPFLYTISVIKMTKKKPHQSTININLEPSNSTKYQMGE